The Campylobacterota bacterium genome window below encodes:
- a CDS encoding citrate/2-methylcitrate synthase: MGALFTKDTQAIFWNNNASAIQRMLDYDYVINRAKPSVAAIVAPTSGNKFEKFFYGPEEIMVPVFRNTKDAAAAFPNADVLLNFASFRTAYDVTMEALELKGQFKTIMVTAEGIPERMARKMNVAAREAGVIVIGPATVGGIAPGAFKIANVGGTIENIINSKLHRAGSCGLVTRSGGLFNELSNIISINADGIAEGVAIGGDRFVGSVFIDNLLRMENNPQVKYMVLLGEVGGTEEYKVIDAVKSGKIKKPIIAWCIGTIAKHFSSGVQFGHAGASANADAETAAAKNEAMAAAGIYVPASFNDLPHKIAEVYGKLRAEGVIGEIAEPELRTVPKVRRKKEFICTISDDRGDEATYAGYPISAVATPDTGFGIGDVISLLWFKKRYPKWATDYLETVLKTVADHGPAVSGAHNAKVTARAGKDVISSLVTGLLTIGPRFGGAIDDAAKYFKYANDRGMSPAEFIDYMKKEGKTISGIGHRIKSVRNPDLRVSGLKKYAAEHFPSTPLLDFALEVEKLTTSKKDNLILNVDGTIGILMVDMWRALGYSEDEIDGFIEAGALNAFFVVGRSIGFIGHILDEKRLGMPMYRHPTDDILYNVELADEI, from the coding sequence ATGGGTGCTCTATTTACCAAAGATACACAAGCGATTTTTTGGAACAACAACGCAAGCGCGATCCAGCGTATGCTCGATTATGACTATGTCATCAACCGTGCCAAACCTTCCGTAGCGGCAATCGTCGCTCCGACGTCGGGAAACAAATTCGAGAAGTTTTTCTATGGTCCCGAAGAGATCATGGTACCCGTATTCCGGAACACCAAAGATGCGGCGGCGGCGTTCCCGAACGCAGACGTTCTCCTCAACTTCGCGTCGTTCCGTACGGCGTATGACGTGACAATGGAAGCGCTCGAACTCAAAGGGCAGTTCAAAACGATCATGGTTACCGCAGAAGGTATCCCTGAGCGTATGGCGCGCAAAATGAACGTAGCGGCGCGTGAAGCCGGCGTTATCGTTATCGGACCGGCAACGGTCGGCGGTATCGCTCCGGGCGCATTCAAAATCGCGAACGTCGGCGGAACGATCGAAAACATCATTAACTCGAAACTTCACCGTGCCGGTTCGTGCGGACTCGTAACCCGCTCGGGCGGTCTGTTCAACGAACTTTCCAATATCATCAGCATTAACGCTGACGGTATTGCCGAGGGTGTAGCGATCGGTGGTGACCGTTTCGTCGGATCGGTATTCATCGACAACCTCCTTCGCATGGAGAACAACCCGCAGGTCAAATACATGGTTCTGCTCGGGGAAGTCGGTGGAACCGAAGAGTATAAAGTAATCGACGCGGTTAAATCGGGCAAAATCAAAAAACCGATCATCGCATGGTGTATCGGTACGATCGCGAAACATTTCAGCTCAGGTGTTCAATTCGGTCACGCGGGTGCTTCGGCAAACGCGGATGCGGAAACGGCAGCAGCGAAAAACGAAGCGATGGCGGCAGCAGGTATCTATGTTCCTGCAAGCTTCAATGATCTTCCGCACAAAATTGCCGAAGTATACGGAAAACTTCGCGCAGAGGGTGTTATCGGTGAAATTGCAGAGCCTGAACTTCGTACCGTACCGAAAGTACGCCGTAAAAAAGAGTTCATTTGTACGATCAGCGATGACCGTGGAGATGAAGCAACCTATGCAGGTTATCCGATCAGTGCGGTTGCAACTCCGGATACCGGATTCGGTATCGGTGATGTTATCTCACTTCTTTGGTTCAAAAAACGTTACCCTAAATGGGCAACCGATTATCTTGAAACCGTTCTTAAAACGGTTGCGGATCACGGTCCGGCAGTTTCGGGTGCGCACAATGCCAAAGTTACCGCTCGTGCGGGCAAAGACGTTATCAGTTCTCTCGTAACGGGACTTTTGACAATCGGACCGCGTTTCGGCGGAGCGATTGACGATGCGGCGAAATATTTCAAATACGCGAATGACCGTGGTATGTCTCCGGCTGAGTTTATCGATTACATGAAAAAAGAGGGGAAAACGATCTCCGGTATCGGTCACCGTATCAAATCGGTTCGTAACCCTGACCTTCGTGTATCGGGACTCAAAAAATACGCCGCCGAGCATTTCCCAAGCACTCCGTTGCTTGATTTTGCCCTCGAAGTTGAGAAATTGACGACGTCGAAAAAAGATAACCTTATCTTGAACGTTGACGGTACTATCGGTATCTTGATGGTTGATATGTGGCGTGCACTCGGATACTCTGAAGACGAGATTGACGGATTCATCGAAGCGGGTGCATTGAATGCCTTCTTTGTTGTCGGTCGCTCTATCGGGTTTATCGGTCACATCTTGGATGAAAAACGTCTCGGTATGCCGATGTATCGTCACCCAACCGACGATATCCTTTACAACGTCGAACTTGCAGACGAAATCTAA
- a CDS encoding type II secretion system protein — protein MKRSAFTLLELVFVIIVIGILAVLAMPNMRTSPLQQAAEQVASHIRYTQHLAMSDDKFDDTNSTWFASNWQIWFRISGGKYYYEVFSDRDQETNSDANEEAIDPLTKRNLGNGDVGVGLPSNQDVSITEKYRIVALDFSPNCRIGQGGKIAFDHFGRPYGDVSYNPNDPYFKYLTQPCIFEMEHESDGNATITIQPETGYVSVRYN, from the coding sequence ATGAAACGTTCTGCTTTTACCCTGCTTGAACTTGTGTTTGTTATTATAGTGATAGGGATTTTGGCGGTACTTGCAATGCCGAACATGAGAACCAGCCCGCTTCAGCAAGCGGCAGAGCAAGTTGCTTCACACATTCGATATACACAACATCTTGCGATGAGCGATGATAAATTTGATGATACCAATTCAACATGGTTTGCATCGAATTGGCAAATTTGGTTTCGCATTAGTGGAGGGAAATATTATTATGAAGTCTTTAGTGATCGAGATCAAGAAACTAATTCTGATGCGAATGAAGAAGCGATAGACCCACTAACAAAGAGAAATTTAGGTAATGGGGATGTCGGGGTTGGATTGCCAAGCAATCAGGATGTCAGCATTACTGAAAAATATAGAATTGTTGCATTGGATTTTTCTCCAAACTGTAGAATTGGTCAAGGAGGAAAAATTGCATTTGATCATTTCGGAAGACCCTATGGCGATGTCTCCTATAATCCGAACGATCCATATTTTAAATATCTTACACAACCGTGCATTTTTGAAATGGAACATGAAAGTGATGGAAATGCCACGATTACCATTCAGCCTGAAACGGGTTATGTATCGGTCAGATACAATTAA
- a CDS encoding ATP citrate lyase citrate-binding domain-containing protein, with amino-acid sequence MAQRAIREYDGKAIFSKHWEKYFSGFHYGFKSVMVTSGDELRAKAQEHGFEWLKQEPLVAKPDMLFGKRGKNNLVLFKTNKPGDVTLDDAAKWIDEKMSHDVTLLSGQHGRLTHFIVEPFTPHTQEQEYYISATTVGEDDVLYMSAEGGMEVEENWDKVVEVKIPITMCDADMEHAVRANIPSDIPAGNKEAFASFAIQFFKFYRDLNFAYLEINPIVMLANNEMAILDLVARLDDTAGFMMGDAWCDAEYPTAFGMEDQSPEEKAIAEADSKSGASLKLTVLNPMGRIWTMVAGGGASVVYADTIADLSGNVADLANYGEYSGGPTTGETKFYADTVLDLMTRHKDPKGRDKILIIGGAIANFTDVAKTFTGIIQSFETYAERMKEHNTRIYVRRGGPNYEKGLKDIKEAADRLGLYIEVYGPETHVTDIVRMALEK; translated from the coding sequence TCGTGAATACGACGGTAAAGCAATTTTCTCTAAACACTGGGAGAAATACTTCAGCGGTTTTCACTACGGTTTCAAATCGGTAATGGTAACCAGCGGTGATGAACTGCGTGCAAAAGCACAGGAACACGGTTTTGAATGGCTCAAACAAGAGCCGCTTGTCGCAAAACCCGATATGCTGTTCGGTAAACGCGGTAAAAACAACCTGGTTCTTTTCAAAACGAACAAACCGGGTGACGTTACGCTCGACGATGCCGCAAAATGGATCGACGAGAAAATGTCTCACGACGTTACGTTGCTTTCGGGACAACATGGCCGTCTGACCCATTTTATCGTAGAGCCGTTCACTCCGCACACTCAGGAACAGGAATACTACATCTCCGCTACTACGGTCGGTGAAGACGATGTTCTGTACATGTCTGCCGAAGGCGGTATGGAAGTCGAAGAGAACTGGGACAAAGTTGTCGAGGTCAAAATCCCCATTACAATGTGCGATGCCGACATGGAACATGCCGTTCGCGCCAACATCCCTTCCGATATCCCGGCCGGCAACAAAGAGGCGTTTGCTTCGTTCGCGATTCAGTTTTTCAAATTCTATCGCGACCTCAACTTCGCGTACCTTGAAATCAACCCGATCGTAATGCTTGCCAACAACGAAATGGCGATTCTCGACCTGGTTGCCCGTCTGGATGACACTGCGGGATTCATGATGGGCGACGCGTGGTGCGATGCCGAATACCCTACGGCTTTCGGAATGGAAGATCAGTCTCCCGAAGAAAAAGCGATTGCCGAAGCGGACTCAAAATCGGGCGCTTCACTGAAGCTGACCGTCCTTAACCCGATGGGGCGCATCTGGACGATGGTCGCCGGGGGCGGGGCATCGGTCGTTTACGCCGACACCATCGCCGACTTGTCGGGCAACGTCGCCGATCTTGCCAACTACGGTGAGTATTCGGGCGGACCGACAACGGGCGAAACCAAATTCTATGCCGATACGGTCCTCGACCTGATGACCCGTCACAAAGACCCCAAAGGGCGTGACAAAATTCTCATCATCGGCGGTGCGATCGCAAACTTTACCGATGTTGCGAAAACGTTTACCGGGATTATCCAGTCGTTCGAAACGTACGCCGAGCGGATGAAAGAACACAACACGCGTATCTACGTTCGTCGCGGCGGGCCGAACTACGAAAAAGGTCTTAAAGACATTAAAGAAGCGGCAGACCGCCTCGGACTGTATATCGAAGTATACGGACCGGAAACACACGTAACCGACATCGTGCGCATGGCGCTTGAGAAGTAA